The following are encoded in a window of Candidatus Sulfotelmatobacter sp. genomic DNA:
- the tssA gene encoding type VI secretion system protein TssA: MNLSEVLELGTRPIREDAPAGESARDRPEFEQLQLEIRKLEAPDQPTVDWERVSRAAHAILQTQSKDLLVAAYFSLALYETDGFAGLAAGLGVLRDFVNNYWETCFPDIKRLRGRLAAFEWLNERGARALERGGKPLSAEAIAQCVERVAELEDRAGSLLDAAPPLGELRRALEEASSNVPQPAATQQSSSAGAAAPAAESYAPPAPSGPPRIEAIHSPEELEPALEELARLGDLCATWMRANDPADPLGYRLSRMLFWRQLRQAPPSEEGRTVLPDFDTSLLEQLEQLMGSGEHAAVLEQTEAAYFNAPLWLDLSRYAVLALEGRGDEFKPAADAVVFELSSMLKRVPELVKLQTTGGIPFADDATRKWIAKRVMAGAPIDFGPSAEAPAGVRPRGGENFAAAQKEARKLGRGSKLGAALKLLSEGSQKAERLEDRVVWKLEAARLCMQAGRHEMALAQLEALDEELRGSTIEDWDPALCAEILRDLLRCRQQVAQSADFSASELARSRELMGRLCRLDVVSALELNGRE, encoded by the coding sequence ATGAACTTGTCCGAAGTGCTCGAGCTGGGGACCAGACCGATTCGCGAGGACGCGCCGGCGGGCGAGTCCGCGCGCGATCGGCCCGAGTTCGAGCAACTTCAGCTCGAGATCCGCAAGCTCGAAGCCCCGGATCAACCCACGGTGGATTGGGAACGGGTGTCGCGAGCCGCGCACGCGATTCTGCAGACCCAATCCAAGGACCTCCTGGTCGCGGCCTATTTCTCGCTCGCGTTGTACGAGACCGATGGCTTCGCGGGACTCGCCGCCGGTCTCGGCGTGCTGCGCGATTTCGTCAACAACTACTGGGAGACGTGTTTTCCCGACATCAAGCGCCTGCGCGGCCGCCTGGCGGCGTTCGAGTGGCTGAACGAGCGGGGCGCGCGTGCTCTGGAGCGCGGCGGCAAGCCGCTGTCCGCCGAGGCGATCGCGCAGTGTGTCGAGCGCGTCGCCGAGCTCGAGGACAGGGCCGGTTCGCTGCTCGACGCGGCGCCGCCGCTCGGCGAGCTGCGCCGGGCGCTCGAGGAGGCCTCGAGCAACGTGCCGCAACCGGCCGCGACACAGCAGTCCTCGAGCGCGGGAGCCGCTGCTCCGGCCGCCGAAAGCTACGCGCCGCCCGCACCCTCCGGGCCGCCGCGCATCGAGGCCATCCACTCTCCCGAAGAGCTGGAACCGGCGCTCGAGGAGCTGGCGCGCCTCGGCGACCTGTGCGCGACCTGGATGCGCGCCAACGATCCCGCCGACCCGCTCGGCTATCGGCTGAGCCGGATGCTGTTCTGGCGCCAGCTGCGCCAGGCACCGCCCAGTGAAGAGGGGCGCACCGTGCTCCCGGACTTCGACACCTCGCTGCTCGAGCAACTCGAGCAGCTGATGGGCTCGGGAGAGCACGCGGCGGTGCTCGAGCAGACCGAGGCCGCCTACTTCAATGCGCCATTGTGGCTGGACCTCAGCCGTTACGCGGTGCTCGCGCTCGAGGGGCGCGGCGACGAGTTCAAGCCGGCCGCCGACGCGGTGGTGTTCGAACTGAGCTCGATGCTCAAGCGCGTGCCCGAGCTGGTGAAACTGCAGACCACGGGGGGCATTCCCTTCGCCGACGACGCCACGCGCAAGTGGATCGCGAAGCGCGTGATGGCGGGAGCGCCGATCGATTTCGGGCCTTCGGCCGAGGCCCCGGCCGGCGTGCGGCCGCGCGGCGGCGAGAATTTCGCGGCCGCCCAGAAGGAAGCGCGCAAGCTGGGCCGCGGGAGCAAGCTCGGCGCGGCACTCAAGCTGCTGAGCGAGGGCTCGCAGAAGGCCGAGCGGCTCGAGGATCGCGTGGTGTGGAAGCTCGAAGCGGCGCGGCTCTGCATGCAGGCCGGCCGGCACGAGATGGCGCTGGCGCAGCTCGAGGCGCTCGACGAGGAGCTGCGCGGCTCCACCATCGAAGATTGGGATCCCGCATTGTGCGCGGAAATCCTCAGGGACCTGCTGCGGTGCCGCCAGCAGGTCGCACAGTCGGCGGACTTCTCGGCCTCCGAGCTGGCGCGTTCGCGCGAGCTCATGGGCCGACTCTGCCGCCTCGACGTGGTTTCGGCACTGGAACTCAATGGCCGAGAGTGA
- the tssB gene encoding type VI secretion system contractile sheath small subunit → MAGKEGSAPPMERINIVYRSLRNGVQEEIELPLKLMVLGDFTQREDDTPLEERKAIQLDKDNFNDVMAQQKLNASFNVSNKLSGAAGEEMPVDINIGNMKDFSPAEVARQVPELRKLLELREALVGLKSPLGNSVAFRKKLDELLKDPAQREKLLKELGAGE, encoded by the coding sequence ATGGCAGGCAAAGAGGGCTCAGCCCCTCCGATGGAGCGGATCAACATCGTGTACCGATCGCTCCGCAACGGCGTCCAGGAAGAAATCGAGCTGCCGCTCAAGCTGATGGTGCTCGGCGACTTCACCCAGCGCGAGGACGACACTCCGCTCGAGGAGCGCAAGGCCATCCAGCTCGACAAGGACAACTTCAACGACGTGATGGCCCAGCAGAAGCTCAACGCCTCCTTCAACGTCTCCAACAAGCTGAGCGGCGCCGCGGGTGAGGAGATGCCGGTCGACATCAACATCGGCAACATGAAGGACTTTTCGCCCGCCGAGGTCGCCCGCCAGGTCCCCGAGCTGCGCAAGCTGCTGGAGCTGCGCGAGGCGCTGGTGGGGCTCAAGAGCCCGCTCGGAAACAGCGTGGCGTTTCGCAAGAAGCTCGACGAGCTGCTCAAGGATCCGGCGCAGCGCGAGAAGCTGCTCAAGGAGCTCGGCGCGGGCGAGTAG
- the tssC gene encoding type VI secretion system contractile sheath large subunit: protein MAEQEKEHQSSAGETVEAGGSLLEGIIEGTQLQPDAGTRSALAKVVEVIVGHPGTRIHQSVANDLIADLDKRMSSQLDEILHHPDFQRLESAWRGLKLLVDRTDFRENIRMELLNVSKADLLNDFEDAPEITKSGLYKHVYTAEYGQFGGQPVAAVVANYEFDAGPQDMKLLQYCASVSAMAHAPFIASASSKMFGCKSWQELPNLKDLKSVFEGPQYAKWRSFRESEDARYVGLTAPRFLLRLPYGGETVPVKDFNYEEKVTDSHDKYLWGNTAFTFASKLTDSFAKNRWCTSIIGPQSGGTVEDLPVHVFKSMGATEQKIPTEILISERREFELAEEGFIALTQRKGSDNACFFSANSVQKSKTFGQSKEGKEAEANFKLGTQLPYMFIVNRLAHYLKVIQRENIGSWKEKEDLNRELNNWISQYVAEMDVVQESVKRRRPLRQAEVLVSDVEGNPGWYKVDLRVRPHFKYMGAFFSLSLVGKLDKK, encoded by the coding sequence ATGGCTGAGCAGGAAAAGGAACATCAGTCGAGCGCCGGCGAGACCGTGGAGGCCGGAGGCTCGCTCCTCGAGGGAATCATCGAGGGCACCCAGTTGCAGCCGGACGCCGGCACGCGGAGCGCGCTGGCCAAGGTGGTCGAGGTCATCGTCGGACATCCGGGCACCCGGATTCACCAGTCGGTGGCCAACGACCTGATCGCCGATCTCGACAAGCGGATGAGCTCCCAGCTCGACGAGATCCTGCACCATCCGGATTTCCAGAGGCTGGAATCGGCATGGCGCGGGCTCAAGTTGCTGGTGGATCGCACCGACTTTCGCGAGAACATCCGCATGGAGCTGCTGAACGTCTCGAAGGCCGACCTGCTGAACGATTTCGAGGATGCGCCCGAGATCACCAAGTCCGGGCTCTACAAGCACGTCTACACCGCCGAGTACGGGCAGTTCGGCGGCCAGCCGGTGGCCGCGGTGGTGGCCAACTACGAGTTCGACGCCGGCCCGCAGGACATGAAGCTGCTGCAGTACTGCGCCAGCGTCTCAGCCATGGCGCACGCGCCGTTCATCGCCTCGGCATCGTCGAAGATGTTCGGCTGCAAGTCGTGGCAGGAGCTGCCCAATCTCAAGGACCTGAAGTCGGTGTTCGAGGGTCCGCAGTACGCCAAGTGGCGCTCGTTCCGCGAGTCGGAAGACGCGCGCTACGTCGGACTCACGGCGCCGCGCTTCCTGTTGCGCCTGCCCTACGGCGGCGAGACCGTGCCGGTGAAGGACTTCAACTACGAAGAGAAAGTCACCGACAGCCACGACAAGTACCTGTGGGGCAACACCGCCTTCACCTTCGCCTCGAAGCTGACCGACAGCTTCGCGAAGAATCGGTGGTGCACGAGCATCATCGGCCCGCAGAGCGGCGGCACGGTCGAGGACCTGCCGGTGCACGTGTTCAAGTCGATGGGCGCGACCGAACAGAAGATTCCGACCGAGATCCTGATCTCGGAGCGGCGCGAATTCGAGCTGGCCGAGGAAGGCTTCATCGCGCTGACGCAGCGGAAGGGCAGCGACAACGCCTGCTTCTTCTCGGCGAACTCGGTGCAGAAGTCCAAGACCTTCGGGCAGAGCAAGGAAGGCAAGGAGGCCGAGGCCAACTTCAAGCTCGGCACCCAGCTTCCCTACATGTTCATCGTCAACCGCCTGGCGCATTACCTCAAGGTGATCCAGCGCGAGAACATCGGCAGCTGGAAGGAAAAGGAAGACCTGAACCGCGAGCTCAACAACTGGATCAGCCAGTACGTGGCCGAGATGGACGTGGTGCAGGAGTCGGTGAAGCGCCGTCGCCCGCTGCGGCAGGCCGAAGTGCTGGTGTCCGACGTCGAAGGCAATCCCGGCTGGTACAAGGTAGATCTCCGGGTGCGCCCGCACTTCAAGTACATGGGAGCGTTCTTCTCGCTGTCGCTGGTCGGCAAGCTCGACAAGAAGTGA
- a CDS encoding Hcp family type VI secretion system effector yields the protein MALNAYLKLKGQKQGDIKGSVTQKGREGKIMVIAVSHEIISPRDPASGLPTGKRMHKPYVITKELDKSTPLLYNALVNNENLPTWEIEFWTPQLSAATGTGQEKQHYTVELTNANIASIAFRMPNNKHPDLAKYAEYEEVAFTYQKITWTWKDGGITASDDWEAPVT from the coding sequence ATGGCGCTGAATGCCTATCTGAAGCTGAAGGGGCAGAAGCAGGGGGATATCAAGGGCAGCGTCACCCAGAAGGGGCGCGAAGGGAAGATCATGGTGATCGCGGTTTCGCACGAGATCATCAGCCCTCGCGATCCGGCGTCCGGACTGCCGACCGGCAAGCGCATGCACAAGCCCTACGTGATCACCAAGGAGCTCGACAAGTCCACTCCGCTCCTCTACAACGCGCTGGTCAACAACGAGAATCTGCCCACGTGGGAGATCGAGTTCTGGACCCCGCAGCTCTCGGCTGCGACCGGTACCGGACAGGAGAAGCAGCACTACACGGTCGAGCTGACCAACGCGAACATCGCGTCGATCGCGTTCCGCATGCCCAACAACAAGCATCCCGATCTGGCGAAGTACGCCGAGTACGAGGAAGTCGCTTTCACCTATCAGAAGATCACTTGGACCTGGAAGGACGGCGGCATCACGGCCTCGGACGACTGGGAGGCTCCGGTCACCTGA
- the tssE gene encoding type VI secretion system baseplate subunit TssE codes for MPRERSLLERFRSPEIDSERTIHVDTKRLADSVLDNLRRLLNSHQGNVPIRSDYGIPPIVDVLHNFPDAIGGMRKAIKTAIEVYEPRLRRVSVRHVENPDDPLALNFEISAELVTEEDKASVQISTRIDGSGHVRVKG; via the coding sequence ATGCCTCGTGAACGCAGCCTGCTGGAGCGCTTCCGCTCCCCCGAGATCGATTCCGAGCGCACGATTCACGTGGACACCAAGCGGCTCGCGGACTCGGTACTCGACAATTTGCGGCGGCTTCTCAATTCGCACCAGGGGAACGTGCCGATCCGCAGCGACTACGGAATCCCGCCGATCGTCGACGTGCTCCACAATTTCCCCGATGCGATTGGTGGCATGCGCAAGGCGATCAAGACCGCGATCGAAGTCTACGAGCCGCGCCTGCGGCGGGTCTCGGTTCGCCATGTCGAGAATCCCGACGACCCGCTGGCTCTGAATTTCGAGATCAGCGCCGAGCTGGTGACCGAGGAGGACAAGGCTTCGGTGCAGATCTCCACCCGGATCGACGGATCGGGCCACGTGCGAGTCAAGGGCTAG